One window of Vidua chalybeata isolate OUT-0048 chromosome 14, bVidCha1 merged haplotype, whole genome shotgun sequence genomic DNA carries:
- the P2RY10 gene encoding putative P2Y purinoceptor 10 produces the protein MTHPPYTTTASSSNPVMTQSNQSCSRQDITFKSSLYATTYTLIFIPGLLANSAALWVLCRFLSRKSKAVIFMINLAVADLAHVLSLPLRIYYYISHTWPFGDVLCLLCFYLKYLNMYASICFLTCISIQRYFFLYHPFQAKGWKRRYDVAISALVWLVVGALCVPFPIMRSHGLGANTTSCFADLQVKPIDSKVGTVLMTGTAELLGFVGPLVIILFCTWKTRDSIRGFHIPEENSGERRKALRMVSMCAIVFCVCFAPYHINFFFYMLVKENVITDCLLSTITLYTQPFCLSLASFDCCLDPIIYFFMTSEFQEQISRHSSMAIQSRLMSKESASSMKE, from the coding sequence ATGACCCACCCGCCCTACACCACCACAGCCTCTTCCAGCAACCCAGTCATGACCCAGAGCAACCAGAGCTGCTCCCGTCAGGACATCACCTTCAAGAGCAGCCTCTACGCCACCACCTACACCCTCATCTTCATCCCGGGGCTCCTGGCCAACAGCGCTGCCCTGTGGGTCCTGTGCCGGTTCCTCAGCAGGAAGAGCAAAGCCGTCATCTTCATGATCAACCTGGCCGTGGCCGACCTGGCCCACGTCCTCTCACTGCCCCTGCGCATCTACTACTACATCAGCCACACCTGGCCCTTCGGGGATGTCCTGTGCTTGCTCTGCTTCTACCTGAAGTACCTCAACATGTACGCCAGCATCTGCTTCCTCACCTGCATCAGCATCCAGCGCTACTTCTTCCTGTACCACCCCTTCCAAGCCAAGGGCTGGAAGCGCCGCTACGACGTGGCCATCAGCGCCCTGGTCTGGCTCGTCGTGGGGGCCCTCTGCGTGCCCTTCCCCATCATGAGGAGCCACGGGCTGGGTGCCAACACCACCAGCTGCTTTGCCGACCTGCAGGTGAAGCCGATCGACAGCAAGGTGGGCACGGTGCTGATGACCGGCACCGCCGAGCTCCTGGGCTTCGTGGGCCCGCTCGTCATCATCTTATTCTGCACGTGGAAAACAAGAGACTCCATCCGGGGCTTCCATATCCCAGAGGAAAACAgcggggagaggaggaaggccCTCAGGATGGTTTCCATGTGTGCCATtgtgttctgtgtgtgttttgctCCCTACCACATCAACTTCTTCTTCTACATGTTGGTGAAGGAGAATGTCATCACTGACTGCTTGCTGAGCACCATCACACTCTACACCCAGCCCTTCTGCCTGAGCCTCGCCAGCTTCGACTGCTGCTTGGATCCCATCATCTATTTCTTCATGACCTCCGAGTTCCAGGAGCAGAtttccaggcacagcagcatgGCCATCCAGAGCCGGCTCATGAGCAAAGAGAGCGCCTCGTCGATGAAGGAATGA